The following proteins are co-located in the Betta splendens chromosome 9, fBetSpl5.4, whole genome shotgun sequence genome:
- the LOC114861929 gene encoding sorting nexin-2-like: MADAANPPPLQTDFQELEDGEDLFPEPSATQESGPASLPAQDISTNSNGPKQDSLFDDDPDDLFAEATEEVSLDSPERDVLLSDGPSPAITPITPPTCVIGPHIGHDDLFTHSSFDEIEEEEGGDSFDIHISVSDPEKVGDGMNAFMAYKVTTKTSMSVFKRNEFSVKRRFSDFLGLHSKLASKYLHIGYIIVPPAPEKSIVGMTKVKVGKEDQSSNEFVEKRRSALERYLMRTVKHPVLLKDPDVLQFLESSDLPRAVSTQALSSAGLLRMVNKAADAVNKMTIKMNESDAWFEEKQQHFENLDVQLRKLHGSVEALVCHRKELSVNTAQFAKSAAMLGNSEDHTALSRALSQLAEVEEKIDQLHQDQANADFYLFSELLGDYVRLITAVKGVFDHRMKTWQKWQDAQMLLQKKREAEAKLQFTNKPDKLQQAKEEIKELEMKVQQGERDFEQVSKTIRKEVSRFEKERVKDFKTIIIKYLESLVQTQQQLIKYWEAFLPEAKAIS; encoded by the exons tcaGGACCAGCCAGTCTGCCGGCTCAGGACATCAGCACCAACTCAAATGGACCCAAACAAGACTCGCTGTTTGATGACGACCCCGATGACCTGTTTGCAG AGGCCACAGAGGAGGTTTCTCTGGACAGTCCGGAGAGAGACGTTCTGCTGTCTGACGGCCCGTCGCCCGCCATcacccccatcaccccccccacctGCGTCATCGGTCCTCACATTGGCCACGACGACTTGTTCACACACTCATCCTTTGacgag attgaagaggaggagggcggcgaCTCATTTGACATACACATATCAGTGTCTGACCCTGAGAAAGTTG GTGACGGGATGAACGCCTTCATGGCCTACAAGGTGACGACCAAG ACGTCCATGTCTGTGTTTAAGCGGAACGAGTTTTCAGTAAAGCGACGTTTCAGTGACTTTCTGGGTCTGCACAGTAAGCTGGCCTCCAAGTACCTGCACATAGGCTACATCATCGTCCCCCCGGCGCCAGAGAAAAGCATTGTGG GGATGACCAAGGTGAAGGTGGGGAAGGAGGATCAGTCGTCCAACGAGTTCGTGGAGAAGAGGAGGTCGGCGCTGGAGAG GTACCTGATGAGAACAGTGAAGCACCCGGTTCTGCTGAAGGATCCTGACGTGCTGCAGTTTCTGGAGAGCTCAGAT CTGCCTCGGGCCGTCAGCACCCAGGCCTTGAGCAGCGCCGGGCTGCTGCGGATGGTCAACAAGGCAGCGGACGCCGTCAACAAGATGACTATCAAGATGAACGAGTCGGACGCG TGGTtcgaggagaagcagcagcattttgagAACCTGGACGTTCAGCTGAGGAAGCTCCACGGCAGCGTGGAGGCGCTGGTCTGCCACCGCAAAG agCTGTCGGTGAACACGGCGCAGTTCGCCAAGtcggcggccatgttggggAACAGCGAGGACCACACGGCGCTGTCCCGGGCCCTGTCCCAGTTGgccgaggtggaggagaagatcgaCCAGCTGCACCAGGACCAGGCCAACGCAGACTTCTACCTCTTCTCTGAGCTGCTGGGAGACTACGTCCGCCTCATCACCGCCGTCAAG ggtgtGTTCGACCATCGCATGAAGACGTGGCAGAAGTGGCAGGATGCTCAGATGCTCCTGCAGAAAAAACGAGAAGCAGAAGCCAAACTGCAGTTCACCAACAAACCAGACAAGCTCCAACAGGCCAAGGAAGAGATCaaggag ctggagatgaaggtgcaacaaggagagagagacttcGAACAAGTCTCCAAAACCATCCGCAAAGAGGTCAGCAGGTTTGAG AAAGAACGAGTGAAGGACTTTAAGACGATTATCATCAAATACCTGGAGTCGCTGgttcagacacagcagcag CTCATAAAGTACTGGGAGGCCTTCTTACCTGAGGCCAAGGCCATCTCCTAG